In one window of Vanrija pseudolonga chromosome 5, complete sequence DNA:
- the GCDH gene encoding Glutaryl-CoA dehydrogenase, mitochondrial, translating to MVRLTAIRPVFSNALASRASVASTRSMAAGSKFVKYDWEDPLNLNSLLTEEEQAIHETAKSYAQENLLPRVKQAYRSEEFDPSVMREMGELGLLGPTIQGYGCAGVSSVSYGLIAREVERVDSGYRSAMSVQSSLVMHPINEFGTDAQKEKYLPRLAKGELIGCFGLTEPNHGSDPSSMETTATKTANGWTLNGAKTWISNAPVADVFIIWAREVVDGQKGKVRGFLLDRQKGIETPKIDGKLALRASITGSVFLDNVQVGDDALLPKSGGLGSPFSCLNSARFGISWGVIGALEDSISRARDYALERHQFNRPLASFQLVQKKLVDASSAATLGLLGAYQLGRLKDEGKWCPDQISMMKRNNCGNALQHSRTLLDIFGGNACSDEYHVGRHVANLQVTNTYEGTYDIHTLILGKAITGIPAFAN from the exons ATGGTCCGCCTCACTGCTATCCGCCCCGTGTTCAGCAACGCTCTGGCAtcgcgcgcctcggtcgcctcgacCCGCTCGATGGCCGCTGGCTCGA AGTTTGTCAAGTACGACTGGGAGGACCCGCTCAACCTCAACTCGCTgctcaccgaggaggagcaggccaTCCA CGAGACCGCCAAGTCGTACGCCCAGGAGAACCTCCTTCCCCGTGTCAAGCAGGCCTACCGCTCG GAGGAGTTCGACCCCTCCGTCATGCGTGAGATGGGCGAGCTTGGTCTCCTCGGCCCCACGATCCAGGGCTACGGCTGTGCAGGTGTCTCGTCGGTCTCTTACGGTCTGATTGCCCGCGAGGTTGAGCG TGTTGACTCGGGCTACCGCTCGGCCATGAGCGTGCAGTCGTCTT TGGTCATGCACCCCATCAACGAGTTCGGTACCGACGCCCAGAAGGAGAAGTACCTCCCCCGCCTTGCCAAGGGCGAGCTCATCGGCTGCTTCGGTCTCACCGAGCCCAACCACGGCTCTGACCCCTCGTCGATGGAGACGACTGCCACCAAGACGGCCAACGGCTGGACGCTCAACGGTGCCAAGACGTGGATCTCGaacgcgcccgtcgccgatgTGTTCATCATCTGGGCGCGTGAGGTTGTCGACGGCCAGAAGGGCAAGGTCCgcggcttcctcctcgacaggCAAAAGGGCATCGAGACGCCCAAGATTgacggcaagctcgcgctccgtGCCTCGATCACCGGCTccgtcttcctcgacaacgtccaggtcggcgacgacgccctcctccccaagTCGGGTGGCCTCGGCTCGCCCTTCTCGTGTCTCAACTCGGCACGCTTCGGTATCTCGTGGGGTGTGATCGGTGCCCTTGAGGACTCGATCAGCCGCGCAAGGGATTACGCCTTGGAGAGGCACCAGTTCAACCGCCCCCTCGCCTCGTTCCAGCTCGTGCAGAAGAAGCTCGTtgacgcgtcgtcggcggctaCGCTtgggctgctcggcgcgtaccagctcggccgcctcaaggacgagggcaagTGGTGCCCCGACCAGATCTCGATGATGAAGCGCAACAACTGTGGCAACGCGCTCCAGCACTCGCGCACTCTGCTCGACATCTTTGGCGGAAACGCCTGCTCGGACGAGTACCACGTTGGCCGTCACGTCGCCAACCTGCAGGTGACCAACACATACGAGGGCACGTACGACATTCaca CCCTGATTCTCGGCAAGGCCATTACTGGCATCCCTGCGTTTGCCAACTAA
- the GOSR1 gene encoding Golgi SNAP receptor complex member 1 gives MSTAWDNARRHARALESALDTKLSTYSRLATDIATGSGSRSPHNDDEGQGGYRLVEEEIDELLQKLEAAITDLTGLINSPSQPPSASMQHAAQRHRENLDDYRRDFVRVRNNIESAVARSNLLGSVRQDINAYKAAQSSQTDALLADRTRIDSSHRMMDDTLNQAYATREDFAQQRGMLASIDSRMGTVVAQIPGINSLISMIRTRRRRDTFILGGVTAFCVLLLLGYLFGF, from the exons ATGTCAACAGCATGGGACAATGCgcggcgccacgcccgcgcgctcgaaTCCGCGCTCGACACAAAACTGTCCACGTACTCGCGCCTCGCGACCGACATTGCGACCGGGAGcgggtcgcgctcgccgcacaacgacgacgaggggcagGGCGGGTaccggctcgtcgaggaggagattgacgagctgctgcagaAG ctcgaaGCAGCCATCACCGACCTGACAGGCCTGATCAACTCGCCGTCCCAGCCCCCCTCGGCGAGCATGCAGCACGCGGCCCAGCGCCACCGCGAGAACCTCGACGACTACCGCCGCGACTTTGTGCGCGTGCGCAACAACATTGagagcgccgtcgcgcggtccaacctcctcggctcggtgCGCCAGGACATCAA cgCGTACAAGGCGGCCCAGAGCAGCCAGAcggacgcgctgctcgccgaccgcACGCGGATAGACTCGAGCCACCGCATGATGGACGACACGTTGAA CCAGGCATACGCGACCCGCGAGGACTTTgcccagcagcgcggcaTGCTCGCGAGCATCGACAGCCGCATgggcaccgtcgtcgcccagaTTCCAGGCATCAACAGCCTCATCTCCATGATCCGCACGCGCAGACGACGCGACACGttcatcctcggcggcgtcacggcCTTTTgtgtcctcctcctcctcggctaCCTCTTTGGATTCTAG
- the Lama2 gene encoding Laminin subunit alpha-2, which yields MSSTSGAITQPATAAAAAAAGTGTSSSTPGFFSFFFSFTTNTLKAMGTSNSLTVIGSFAAALVFNRVVLWPNRELEELRQQVELERRKRLEAENQLEEERAGRGVADKGNKDAEQRIAAITAERDSESSGRAAALRYLQGTKTDLDAARKELETTKQDVATVTATLEAERASASTAAEKHATLVSESEKIKAELSTALATVDGLNKDVEATAQRVQELVVKHDAVKAEAADHQAKHAAVAAEAAATAATLATAQKQVETLTAESAQLKSTHEATSADLAAATKATSDLQTKHDALVADHADATAALKTQLDNANKATADAKRLLAESESKLEASASKASDLEKQVEAANKKATDAEGKADVLQAQVAEQTQKLEASDKVAEGARKAQAEALEVGHEAEERLAAAQKNFDDKFAEAKRVQADTESKLAAATAKAAGLEKDIAAASDKSTAAEAKVAALEAQVAEQAQKIEAADKVAEGARKAQAEALEVSHEAGERLATAHKSFDEKLAAAKKQSEEAVAAAEAKVATAKAEADAAVAALKKDLEAKIAQAEEKAIQSKKDADAALASAKAETETAVADAKKRGEDATLAATAAAETQLSQFKSTAAEQLEAAKKTAEGQLAEARKAAEDQLAAAKKAAQDELATAQKTAQDALAAAQKEVKDVTEKLSAAQKSAEEKSSSSKDAEGKAAAAAKDAEAKVAAAEAATAAAQKQHDEQLAAARKAADDKLASAQKEHDAKLAAATAATEEAKKLHAATESKLFASEKAASDKVAASEARVAELQKELTAAKEASATAASSAAEITELKTRLAKAEGDLEAIKGLNRKLIERVRSTPGNSRANSPVHSRANSISSANGAAHGAPAHA from the coding sequence ATGTCGTCTACCAGCGGCGCCATCACTCAGCCTGCGAcagctgctgcagccgccgccgctggcacTGGCACTTCCTCATCTACTCCTGGCTTCTTCTCATTCTTCTTCTCATTTACGACAAACACGTTAAAAGCCATGGGGACCTCGAACAGTCTGACTGTCATTGGCTCctttgccgccgcgctcgtcttCAACCGCGTGGTCCTCTGGCCAAACCGCGAGCTTGAAGAGCTCCGccagcaggtcgagctggagcgTCGCAAGCGTCTCGAAGCCGAGAACCAGCTCGAGGAAGAGCGtgctggccgcggcgtcgccgacaagggaaacaaggacgccgagcagcgcatcgccgccatcacggccgagcgcgactcTGAGTCTAgcgggcgcgccgccgccctgcgtTACCTCCAAGGCACCAagaccgacctcgacgccgctcgcaaggagctcgagacgaCCAAGCAGGACGTTGCGACCGTTACGGCCACcctcgaggctgagcgcgCTAGCGCTAGCACCGCTGCGGAGAAACACGCCACCCTTGTGTCCGAATCGGAAAagatcaaggccgagctctcgaccgccctcgccaccgtcgacggcctcaacaaggacgtcgaggccacTGCCCAGCGCGTGCAGGAGCTCGTGGTCAagcacgacgccgtcaaggccgaggccgccgaccaCCAGGCAAAGCACGCGGCTgtggctgccgaggcggccgccacggccgccaccctcgccacgGCCCAGAAGCAGGTCGAGACCCTCACTGCCGAGTCGGCCCAGCTCAAGTCTACGCACGAGGCCACGTCGGCGGAtctcgcggcggccaccaAGGCCACTTCCGACCTGCAGACAAAGCACGACGCCCTGGtcgccgaccacgccgacgccactgCGGCGCTCAAGACCCAGCTCGACAACGCCAACAAGGCCAcggccgacgccaagcgcctcctggccgagtccgagtccaagctcgaggcgtcCGCCTCTAAGGCTTCCGACCTTGAGaagcaggtcgaggccgccaacAAGAAGGctaccgacgccgagggcaaggctgATGTGCTCCAGGCTCAGGTTGCTGAGCAGACCCAGAAGCTTGAGGCGTccgacaaggtcgccgagggcgctCGCAaggcccaggccgaggccctcgaggtTGGCCACGAGGCTGAGGagcgcctcgctgccgcgcaGAAGAACTTTGACGACAAGTTCGCCGAGGCTAAGCGCGTCCAGGCCGACACCGAGTCCAAGCTTGCGGCTGCGACCGCCAAGGCTGCTGGTCTTGAGAAGGACATCGCGGCCGCCAGCGACAAgtcgaccgccgccgaggccaaggtcgctgccctcgaggCCCAGGTTGCCGAGCAGGCTCAGAAgatcgaggccgccgacaaggtcgccgagggtgcCCGCAAGGCTCAGGctgaggcgctcgaggtcagCCACGAGGCCGGGGAGCGTCTGGCCACTGCCCACAAGAGCTTTGACGAGAAGCTtgccgcggccaagaagcAGAGCGAGGaggctgtcgccgctgccgaggccaaggttgctaccgccaaggccgaggccgacgctgccgtcgccgccctgaAGAAGGACCTTGAGGCCAAGATCGCCCAGGCTGAGGAGAAGGCTATCCAGTCgaagaaggacgccgacgctgctctTGCctccgccaaggccgagaccGAGACCGCCGTCGCTGACGCCAAGAAGCGCGGTGAGGACGCAACTCTTGCTGCtaccgccgcggccgagacCCAGCTCTCGCAGTTCAAgtcgaccgccgccgagcagctcgaggccgcgaagaagacggccgagggccagctcgccgaggcccgcaaggccgccgaggaccagctcgccgctgccaagaAGGCTGCccaggacgagctcgccaccgcccaGAAGACCGCCCAGGACGCCCTTGCCGCTGCGCAGaaggaggtcaaggacgTTACGGAGAAGCTCTCCGCTGCCCAGAAGTCGGCTGAGGAGaagagctcgtcgtccaaggacgccgagggcaaggctgccgctgctgccaaggacgccgaggccaaggttgctgctgccgaggctgccacTGCGGCTGCTCAGaagcagcacgacgagcagcttgCCGCTGCCCGCAAGGCTGCTGACGACAAGCTCGCTTCCGCCCAGAAGGAGCACGACGCCAAGCTTGCCGCCGCTACTGCCGccaccgaggaggccaagaagctccacgccgccaccgagaGCAAGCTCTTTGCCTCCGAGAAGGCCGCTTCCGACAAGGTTGCCGCGTCCGAGgcccgtgtcgccgagctgcaaaaggagctcaccgccgccaaggaggcctctgccactgctgcgtcgtccgccgccgagattACCGAGCTCAAGACCAGGctggccaaggccgagggcgacctcgaggccatcaaggGTCTCAACCGCAAGTTGATCGAGAGAGTCAGAAGCACCCCTGGCAACTCGCGTGCCAACAGCCCTGTCCACTCGCGCGCCAACAGCATTAGCAGCGCCAACGGTGCCGCCCACGgtgcccccgcccacgcTTAG
- the SCHCODRAFT_64644 gene encoding Methionine aminopeptidase 2, whose amino-acid sequence MTTMAPVAVPKVEGLSLEDKVPDNVEVEGDDVEDDEDDEAGGEGAAGDAKKKKKKKKPKKKKAAAAVQSEPPRVGLSKIFRSGVYPVGQEVEYKNDTTKRITSEEARERERLAQGDPSTNYQNIRRAAEVHRQVRQYARKNIKPGMKLIDIANMIEDGTRALVEENGFESGIGFPTGLSVNEVAAHYTPNPGDNKVLQQSDVLKVDFGVHVNGRIVDSAFTLNWEPTYDALIKGVQEATEAGVAAAGIDVRLCDVGEAVQEVMESHEVEVNGKVLPVKSIRNLNGHSIVPYVIHGGTPGKPGKSVPIVKQHGAHMDTTRMEEGEYFAIETFGSTGKGKVDEEGVCSHYALAPIQPEHYTLRHQSAKNLLKSINKNFGTLPWCRRYLEHVGEKNYLLGLNELVRQGVVSDYPPLVDPEPGAMTAQFEHTILLRPTCKEIVSRGDDY is encoded by the exons ATGACTACAATGGCGCCGGTCGCTGTGCCAAAGGTCGAGGGCCTGAgcctcgaggacaaggtgcccgacaacgtcgaggtcgagggcgatgacgtagaggacgatgaggatgatgaggcCGGAGGCGAGGGTGCGGCTGGAGATGcaaagaagaagaagaaaaaGAAAAAGC CCAAAAAGAAAAAggcggccgctgctgtcCAGTCCGAGCCCCCGCGTGTTGGCCTGAGCAAGATCTTCCGCAGCGGTGTCTACCCCGTCGGCCAGGAGGTCGAGTACAAGAATGA CACGACCAAGCGCATCACGTCCGAGGAggctcgcgagcgcgagcgtctcgCCCAGGGCGACCCGTCGACCAACTACCAGAACatccgccgtgccgccgaggtgcaTCGCCAGGTGCGCCAGTACGCCCGCAAGAACATCAAGCCGGGCATGAAGCTCATCGACATTGCCAACATGATCGAGGACGGCAcgcgtgcgctcgtcgaggagaacGGCTTTGAGAGCGGTATCGGTTTCCCGACCGGCCTGAGCGTCAAcgaggtcgcggcgcacTACACGCCCAACCCGGGAGACAACAAGGTGCTGCAGCAGAGCGACGTGCTCAAGGTCGACTTTGGCGTGCACGTCAACGGCCGTATCGTCGACTCTGCATTCACGCTCAACTGGGAGCCGACGTACGATGCCCTCATCAAGGGCGTCCAGGAGGCCACCGAGGCCGGTGTCGCTGCGGCTGGTATCGACGTGCGCCTGTGCGACGTCGGTGAGGCGGTCCAGGAGGTCATGGAGAgccacgaggtcgaggtcaacgGCAAGGTGCTACCTG TCAAATCCATCCGCAACCTCAACGGCCACTCGATCGTGCCGTACGTCATCCACGGTGGCACCCCCGGCAAGCCAGGCAAGTCGGTGCCCATTGTCAAGCAGCACGGCGCACACATGGACACGACGCGCatggaggagggcgagtacTTTGCCATCGAGACGTTCGGCTCgacgggcaagggcaaggtcgacgaggagggtgtGTGCTCGCACTATGCCTTGGCGCCCATCCAGCCCGAGCACTACACGCTCCGCCACCAGTCGGCCAAGAACCTGCTCAAGAGCATCAACAAGAACTTTGGCACGCTCCCCTGGTGCAGGAGGTACCTCGAGCATGTCGGCGAGAAGAACTACCTGCTGGGCCTCAACGAGCTTGTGCGCCAGGGTGTCGTGAGCGACTACCCACCtctcgtcgaccccgagccgGGAGCCATGACTGCGCAGTTTGAGCACACCATCCTCCTGCGCCCAACATGCAAGGAGATTGTttcgcgcggcgacgactactag
- the SPAC17A5.08 gene encoding uncharacterized protein yields MRLAAAAVGASLVLAACASATALTTLLNANDRACYYADVDGVGEKIGFYFAVQSGGQFEIDFVVMDPEDKVIIEGEKERQGDYIFTGKKLGEYSFCFANEASNTDKLIDFDIMVESEPRRTLGGSAAPLKEHTSALEESTYKLSGLLSSITRTQKYFHTRHHRNYSTVQSTKSRMFWFTVLECVAIVAMALLQIWILKTFFSRGSSRRFKV; encoded by the exons atGCGCctcgcagccgcagccgtcggcgcgtcgctcgtcctcgcggcgtgcgcgtccgCTACCGCCCTCACGACCCTCCTCAACGCCAACGACAGGGCATGCTACTATGCCGATGTggacggcgtgggcgagaAGATTGGCTTTTATTTCGCTGTCCAGAGCGGAGGACAGTTTGAGATTGACTTTGTCGTCATGGACCCCGAGGACAAGGTTATcatcgagggcgagaaggaaCGCCAGGGAGATTACATCTTTACGGGCAAGAAG CTCGGCGAATACTCGTTCTGCTTTGCCAACGAGGCATCCAACACGGACAAGCTGATCGACTTTGACATCATGGTCGAGTCGgagccgcggcgcacgctcggcggctcggccgCCCCGCTCAAGGAGCACacgtcggcgctcgaggagagCACGTACAAGCTGTCTGGGCTCCTCTCGAGCATCACCCGCACGCAGAAGTACTTCCACACGCGGCACCACCGCAACTACTCGACTGTGCAGTCGACCAAGAGCCGCATGTTCTGGTTCACCGTGCTCGAGTGTGTGGCTATTGTCGCCATGGCATT GTTGCAAATCTGGATCCTCAAGACGTTCTTCTCGCGCGGCTCAAG CCGACGCTTCAAGGTCTAA
- the SPAC12B10.09 gene encoding putative mitochondrial carrier yields MADSGPSSGPSFQRALVAGAASGLAVDLMFFPLDTVKTRIQSSAGFWASGGFRGVYRGVGSVGAGSAPGAAAFFVTYEALKRHLPETLPELKESPGLNHMLSASGGEFVACLIRVPTEVVKSRAQTGAYGASASSLDAALKTLRYEGLRGFYRGFGITIAREIPFTSIQFPLYEYLKRQLSARYLDGRRPNSAEAAVCGSIAGGTAAALTTPLDVVKTRVMLEARSTPGGGPAPSPSVLSFPGRLLTILRNEGPSALFSGWVPRTLHIAAGGAVFLGIYDFAVNFGRPDTAAAAEDAAA; encoded by the exons ATGGCAGACTCGGGCCCAAGCAGCGGGCCGTCGTTCCAGCGGGCATTGGTG gccggcgcggcgtccgGCCTAGCCGTCGACCTCATGTTCTTCCCCCTCGACACGGTCAAGACGCGTATCCAGTCCTCGGCGGGCTTCTGGGCCTCGGGCGGCTTTCGGGGCGTGTACCGCGGCGTGGGGAGTGTCGGTGCGGGCTCTGCGCCAGGTG CGGCCGCCTTCTTCGTCACGtacgaggcgctcaagcgGCACTTGCCGGAGACCTTGCCCGAGCTCAAAGAGAGCCCGGGGCTGAACCACATGTTGTCTGCGTCTGGGGGCGAGTTT GTCGCATGCCTCATCCGAGTCCCCACCGAGGTGGTCAAGTCGCGTGCCCAAACGGGCGCGTACGGTGCGTCGGCAtcctcgctcgacgcggcgctcaagaCGCTGCGGTACGAGGGCCTGCGGGGCTTCTACCGCGGGTTCGGGATCACGATTGCGCGCGAGATCCCCTTCACGTCGATCCAGTTCCCGCTGTACGAGTACCTCAAGCGACAGCTGAGCGCGCGGTACCTCGACGGCCGGCGGCCAAACtctgccgaggcggcagtgTGCGGCTCGATCGCGGGCggcaccgcggcggcgctgacgaccccgctcgacgtcgtcaagaCGCGCGTcatgctcgaggcgcgcagcacgcccggcggcgggccggcCCCGAGCCCCAGCGTCCTCAGCTTCCCCGGGCGGCTGCTCACCATCCTGCGCAACGAGGGCCCCTCGGCGCTCTTCAGCGGATGGGTGCCGCGCACGCTCCATatcgcggcgggcggcgcagtCTTCCTCGGCATCTACGACTTTGCAGTCAACTTTGGGCGGCcggacacggcggcggcggccgaggacgccgcggcaTAG
- the SMARCD2 gene encoding SWI/SNF-related matrix-associated actin-dependent regulator of chromatin subfamily D member 2 — protein MATPQAGPSTPAAVPAQAQQQQAAAEALKRRAEGDADAARRLKHPRPPLPPPHVLQALVPDSPAFTELMKIEQKLDWTLLRKKAEINDALGRSTRIKRTLRVFLSNTVHDQPWQLAKKDTGAENNPAVPATAPPAEGEKTADGDVTMAEGEVKKEGEGDAAKEATAEEKKGDEADAAVPPTVDVNTGKGVAGWVLRIEGRLLDTGNHRLDKQKTKFSELLRSVVVEFDKREVPTFPEGNIVEWHPKRGAKELDGFEILRRGDQNVKCRVILHIAHKPERFKVLTPLSELISIREGTRAEIMAAVWQLVKTSGAQDKEDPTIVRPVGGLEQLMAHGAEGLRFHEIPEIITRFLAHPDPVVIPYEIMVDKEFNFHQKCFDIPIEIEDPLKSKMAQLIAGFEGQAGSDIIKLEDKVGELAYFARDLKQKRDFLESFAASPYAFIHNWLAAQARDLDQMLGFQIGAPGTNGGSVREEDLRRSDLFQLPWVDEGIAVYEAQRATEKAHQQVLQAQAAQAAAAQHR, from the exons ATGGCGACACCACAGGCAGGACCATCAACACCGGCAGCAGTGCCCGCACaggcacagcagcagcaggcggccgcAGAGGCGCTgaagcgccgcgccgagggggaTGCCGATGCAGCCAGGAGATT GAAACATCCACGACCAccattgccgccgccgcatgtgctgcaggcgctcgtgcccgactcgccggcGTTCACCGAGCTCATGAAGATTGAGCAAAAGCTCGACTGGACGCTCCTGCGGAAAAAGGCCGAGAtcaacgacgcgctcggccgctcgacgcgcatcaagcgcacgctgcgcgtcTTCCTCAGCAACACGGTGCACGACCAGCCGTGGCAGCTGGCCAAGAAGGACACGGGGGCGGAAAACAaccccgccgtgccggctACTGCTCCGCcagccgagggcgagaagacggcggacggcgacgtgaCCATGGCCGAGGGAgaggtcaagaaggagggcgagggcgacgcggccaaggaggcgACGGCTGAGGAGAAGAAGGGGGATGAGGCGGACGCTGCGGTCCCGCCTACGGTTGATGTCAACACTGGCAAGGgtgtggctggctgggttTTGCGGATTGAGGGAAGGTTGTTGGAT ACTGGCAACCACCGCCTGGACAAGCAGAAGACCAAGTTCTCCGAGCTGCTCCGCTCTGTGGTCGTCGAGTTTGACAAGCGCGAGGTGCCCACCTTCCCGGAGGGCAACATTGTCGAGTGGCACCCGAAGCGCGGagccaaggagctcgacggcTTCGAAAttctgcgccgcggcgaccagAACGTCAAGTGCCGCGTCATCCTGCACATTGCCCACAAGCCCGAGCGATTCAAGGTGCTCACGCCTCTGTCCGAGCTCATCTCGATCCGCgagggcacgcgcgccgagatcATGGCGGCTGTCTGGCAGCTTGTCAAGACGTCGGGTGCgcaggacaaggaggacCCCACTATTGTGCGCCCCGTCGGCGgtctcgagcagctcatggcccacggcgccgagggcctccGCTTCCACGAGATCCCGGAGATCATCACGAGGTTCCTTgcccaccccgaccccgtCGTCATCCCGTACGAGATCATGGTGGACAAGGAGTTCAACTTCCACCAGAAGTGCTTTGACATCCCCATCGAGATCGAGGACCCGCTCAAGAGCAAGATGGCGCAGCTTATTGCCGGGTTTGAGGGCCAGGCGGGCAGCGACATCatcaagctcgaggacaaggtcggcgagctggcctACTTTGCGCGCGATCTGAAGCAGAAGCGCGACTTTTTGGAGTCGTTTGC CGCCTCGCCCTACGCATTCATCCACAACTGGCTGGCCGCACAagcgcgcgacctcgaccagaTGCTCGGCTTCCAGATTGGCGCGCCTGGCACCAACGGCGGCTCTGTCCGCGAAGAGGACCTGCGCAGGTCGGATCTGTTCCAGCTGCCATGGGTGGACGAGGGCATTGCCGTGTACGAGGCGCAGCGGGCAACGGAGAAGGCTCACCAGCAGGTGCTgcaagcgcaagcggcgcaggctgctgctgctcagcATCGGTGA